The proteins below come from a single Asanoa ferruginea genomic window:
- a CDS encoding VirB4 family type IV secretion system protein, whose amino-acid sequence MPSLRQRKTIGPDTNQADSAALTAVLGPAAVENTPRYLRVGDGYTASLIVTGYPAEVGPAWLDPLLAWPGRLDVAVYIDPLPAQAAAARLRKQRGRLESNRRTDAEKGRLVDPITDAAADDAADMADRIARGHSKLFQVGLYLCVHATTLEELDEAVAHVRATAASVLLDTQPATWRQLQGWTTTLPLATDGLRMRRVMDTDAIASAFPLASADLPAPLPGEPDTRGGVLYGLNPDSNGVVWWDRWAQQNANSVVLARSGAGKSYFVKLEVLRSLADGVHVAIIDPDNEYIRLTESVGGVTIALGAEGVRLNPLDIPSADRRPQARTYRALFLHTLISVLLGQQPPPSERAALDKAINHAYDQTGISNDPDTWGRQAPLLRDVATALTDQHTEAADNLAVRLTPWTTGSFRDLFDGPTTTIPSGQLVCWSTRQLADELRPPGMLLALDAIWRQVDTPAGRLEQTPRRLVVVDEAWTLLRDGEGAKFLSRLAKSARKRRAGLTVITQDVGDLLSSDLGQVVIANATTQILLRQAPQAIDVVADVFALTAGEAQVLLAARRGEGLLMSGTHRVGFQAVASNKEHHLCIGDLDLANS is encoded by the coding sequence ATGCCATCGCTGCGCCAGAGAAAGACCATCGGCCCTGACACAAACCAGGCCGACTCGGCCGCCCTCACGGCCGTACTCGGGCCGGCCGCTGTCGAGAACACGCCCCGGTACCTGCGCGTCGGGGACGGGTATACGGCCAGCCTGATCGTGACCGGCTACCCGGCCGAAGTCGGACCAGCCTGGCTCGACCCGCTGCTGGCCTGGCCGGGCAGACTCGATGTCGCCGTCTACATCGACCCACTCCCTGCGCAGGCCGCAGCTGCTCGGCTCCGCAAGCAGCGGGGGCGGCTGGAGTCCAACCGGCGCACCGACGCCGAAAAGGGCCGACTGGTCGACCCGATCACCGACGCAGCCGCGGACGACGCCGCGGATATGGCCGACCGGATCGCCCGCGGCCACAGCAAACTCTTCCAGGTCGGCCTCTACCTGTGTGTCCACGCCACCACCCTCGAGGAACTCGACGAAGCCGTCGCACACGTGCGGGCAACCGCCGCTTCCGTGCTGCTGGACACGCAGCCGGCGACCTGGAGACAACTGCAGGGCTGGACGACCACACTGCCGCTGGCCACGGACGGGCTGCGGATGCGCCGGGTCATGGACACCGACGCGATCGCGTCGGCGTTCCCGCTCGCCTCAGCCGACCTGCCGGCCCCGCTACCGGGTGAGCCCGACACCCGCGGCGGCGTGTTGTATGGCCTCAACCCCGACAGCAACGGCGTTGTGTGGTGGGACCGGTGGGCCCAGCAGAACGCCAACAGCGTGGTGCTGGCCCGATCGGGCGCCGGTAAGTCGTACTTCGTCAAACTCGAGGTGCTGCGCTCCTTGGCCGACGGCGTGCACGTCGCGATCATCGACCCGGACAACGAGTACATCCGCCTCACCGAATCGGTCGGCGGCGTCACTATCGCGCTTGGCGCCGAAGGCGTGCGGCTCAATCCCCTGGATATTCCGTCCGCGGACCGCCGGCCGCAGGCCCGCACATACCGGGCGCTTTTCCTGCACACACTCATTTCAGTCTTGCTAGGGCAGCAGCCGCCGCCGTCGGAGCGGGCCGCGTTGGACAAGGCGATCAACCACGCCTACGACCAGACCGGAATCTCCAACGACCCGGACACCTGGGGACGGCAGGCGCCGCTGCTTCGCGATGTCGCCACTGCGCTCACCGACCAGCACACGGAAGCCGCGGACAACCTCGCGGTCCGGCTCACGCCCTGGACCACCGGATCGTTCCGCGATCTCTTCGACGGCCCCACCACCACGATCCCGAGCGGACAGCTCGTGTGTTGGTCCACGCGGCAGCTCGCTGACGAACTGCGCCCCCCGGGCATGCTGTTGGCGCTGGACGCGATCTGGCGCCAGGTGGACACGCCGGCCGGCCGCTTGGAACAGACCCCGCGGCGGCTGGTCGTCGTCGACGAAGCCTGGACCTTGCTACGCGACGGCGAGGGCGCCAAGTTCCTGTCCCGCCTGGCGAAATCCGCCCGCAAGCGCCGAGCCGGGCTGACGGTCATCACTCAGGACGTCGGTGACCTGCTCAGCTCCGATCTTGGGCAGGTCGTCATCGCTAACGCAACGACCCAGATTTTGCTGCGGCAGGCGCCGCAGGCGATCGACGTCGTCGCCGACGTATTCGCTCTGACCGCCGGCGAGGCCCAAGTGCTGCTGGCCGCCCGCCGTGGCGAGGGCCTGCTGATGTCAGGCACCCATCGGGTCGGCTTTCAAGCCGTTGCCTCCAACAAGGAGCACCACCTGTGCATCGGCGATCTGGACCTCGCCAACTCGTAA
- a CDS encoding replication-relaxation family protein, with protein MQRQAAHTLIDLSHRLRPRDYTIAALLDEHVTLTTEQLTLMLFDNPITCRHRLQALRGLGFIDRFIRNRPGAPNPVCWLPGPLSARYMALARGDNPPTTRALRERQDRVYASPTLAHLLEVNTFFAGLLVHARRHRGADLTRWWSERTTAAAFGRRIRPDGHGVWSDGHGQTGFFVELDRGTETIGTLVDKLGSHRRLRAEGGPAYPVLFVLPSRIREQNLHRRLAERPEPSLHIATTSPESGPDPAGPVWRLAGNGRHRLALGELPSDHGEAGPLSPGPPRPDQHPLRLPNPSG; from the coding sequence ATGCAAAGGCAAGCGGCCCACACACTCATCGACCTCTCACACCGCCTGAGGCCCCGCGACTACACCATCGCCGCCCTGTTGGACGAACACGTCACCCTCACCACCGAGCAGCTGACCTTGATGCTGTTCGACAACCCGATCACCTGCCGCCACCGCCTCCAGGCCCTACGCGGCCTCGGCTTCATCGACCGGTTCATCCGCAACCGGCCCGGCGCCCCCAACCCGGTCTGCTGGCTTCCCGGCCCACTATCAGCCCGATACATGGCCCTGGCCCGCGGCGACAACCCACCCACCACACGGGCGCTGCGGGAACGGCAGGACCGCGTCTACGCCAGCCCGACCCTGGCCCACCTGCTGGAGGTGAACACCTTCTTCGCCGGCCTGCTCGTCCACGCCCGCCGGCACCGCGGTGCGGACCTGACCCGGTGGTGGTCCGAGCGGACCACCGCGGCCGCGTTCGGGCGGCGGATCCGACCCGACGGGCATGGGGTGTGGAGCGACGGTCATGGCCAGACGGGGTTCTTCGTCGAGCTCGACCGCGGCACCGAAACCATCGGCACGCTGGTCGACAAGCTCGGATCCCACCGGCGGCTACGAGCCGAAGGCGGCCCCGCGTATCCGGTCCTGTTCGTGCTCCCGAGCCGGATCCGGGAACAGAACCTGCACCGCCGGCTCGCCGAACGACCCGAACCCTCGCTGCATATTGCGACCACCTCACCGGAGTCTGGACCAGATCCGGCCGGTCCGGTGTGGCGGCTGGCCGGTAACGGCCGCCACCGCCTCGCCCTTGGGGAGCTGCCCAGCGACCACGGCGAGGCCGGCCCGCTCTCCCCCGGGCCTCCGCGGCCGGACCAGCACCCATTGCGGCTGCCGAACCCGTCCGGATAA
- a CDS encoding DNA-processing protein DprA — translation MEAENIRVARARLGWLFEPGDPTLAQLLATNSPVDAYDLIAAGQVTFTARAELAGLSLPQMCGQAAAAVDDAYQGGRIVIPEDQDWPAGLDDARDWTPVCLWTAGPGAIPQPRQAVTLVGARACTAYGEHVARDLAAGLITHGWAVVSSAAVGIERAALYAALAAEGAAVAVLPHGIDQLLSDQQRQFTNLLAESGLLVSAFPAGAVPRRDRGQLNALYLAILTGGTVVVEAPARASCLAVVASAVRHGRAAMAVPGPVTSAMSTGCHRLLREDRQIRIVTDVDDIIADLRHAFAPVWPRPEADDAPTT, via the coding sequence ATGGAGGCCGAGAACATCCGGGTGGCGCGGGCCCGTCTCGGGTGGCTGTTCGAACCCGGCGACCCGACCCTGGCCCAGCTGCTGGCCACCAACAGCCCCGTCGACGCCTACGACCTCATCGCCGCCGGGCAGGTCACCTTCACCGCACGCGCGGAACTAGCCGGCCTGTCCCTGCCACAGATGTGTGGCCAGGCGGCGGCCGCGGTCGATGACGCCTACCAGGGCGGCAGGATCGTCATCCCGGAAGACCAGGACTGGCCGGCCGGGCTCGACGACGCCCGCGACTGGACACCGGTCTGCCTATGGACGGCCGGGCCCGGCGCCATCCCGCAACCGCGGCAGGCCGTCACCCTCGTCGGAGCGCGGGCCTGCACCGCCTACGGCGAACATGTGGCCCGCGACCTCGCCGCCGGGCTCATCACCCACGGCTGGGCCGTGGTGTCCTCCGCCGCGGTCGGCATCGAACGCGCCGCCCTGTATGCCGCGCTGGCCGCCGAAGGCGCAGCGGTCGCCGTCCTGCCGCACGGCATCGACCAACTCCTGAGCGACCAGCAGCGGCAGTTCACCAACTTGCTCGCCGAAAGCGGGCTACTGGTCAGCGCGTTCCCGGCCGGGGCCGTCCCGCGCCGCGACCGCGGCCAGCTCAACGCGCTGTATCTGGCCATCCTCACCGGCGGCACGGTCGTGGTCGAAGCACCCGCCCGCGCCAGCTGCCTGGCCGTGGTCGCCAGCGCGGTACGCCACGGCCGCGCCGCGATGGCCGTGCCCGGGCCGGTCACCTCGGCCATGTCGACCGGATGCCACCGGCTGCTGCGCGAGGACCGGCAGATCCGGATCGTCACAGACGTCGACGACATCATCGCCGACCTGCGGCACGCGTTCGCGCCGGTCTGGCCCCGACCGGAGGCCGACGATGCCCCAACCACCTGA
- a CDS encoding aldo/keto reductase: MWSSPPANTPRTTCAAETSAGRARTTPRTSAPPSSSKSAARAKGITTAQLALAWLLAQEQDLVPVPGTRGAKRLGENGDAVGVQLTYADLARITETLPHGSACGRYPVEMLFEFITD, encoded by the coding sequence GTGTGGTCAAGCCCGCCAGCGAATACCCCGCGGACGACCTGCGCAGCTGAGACGAGCGCTGGCAGAGCGAGAACTACACCTAGAACCTCCGCGCCACCGAGCAGCTCAAAGAGCGCGGCGCGGGCGAAGGGCATCACCACCGCTCAACTCGCCCTGGCCTGGCTCCTCGCGCAGGAGCAGGACCTCGTGCCCGTCCCCGGCACCCGCGGCGCCAAGCGTCTCGGGGAGAACGGCGACGCGGTCGGCGTCCAGCTCACCTACGCCGACCTGGCCCGCATCACCGAGACCCTTCCCCACGGCTCGGCCTGCGGCCGCTACCCGGTCGAGATGCTGTTCGAATTCATCACCGACTGA
- a CDS encoding pilin — MFRRNLYRFITVTAVVAVAVAGSAPAHAAAPQILAAYTLPVIIGNITSWAVGLLVGVATLFLTIGGLRRMAAGGDPTEIEKSNSAFKNALIGYALAILAPILLGIVQGWIGG, encoded by the coding sequence ATGTTCCGCCGAAACCTCTACCGGTTCATCACGGTCACAGCTGTAGTTGCCGTGGCCGTGGCAGGCTCCGCGCCGGCACACGCCGCCGCGCCGCAGATCCTGGCCGCGTACACGCTGCCCGTGATCATCGGGAACATCACGTCGTGGGCCGTCGGGCTGCTGGTCGGTGTCGCAACCCTGTTCCTCACCATCGGCGGGCTGCGCCGCATGGCCGCCGGTGGCGACCCCACCGAGATCGAGAAGTCAAACTCCGCGTTCAAGAACGCCCTCATCGGCTACGCCCTGGCGATCCTCGCGCCGATCCTGCTCGGTATCGTGCAGGGCTGGATCGGCGGCTGA
- a CDS encoding PrgI family protein — translation MRPSDDLIPHARIPADVDTPDKIVYGLTARQLAILAVAGVVGYGIYRAIGDLAPQPVLIAILTPIAGAAIVLALGRREGLPMDAWLLAAVRHTRSPKRLAPAAEARPAAAPAWAPATRPLSSTVRVLRLPATAISEVGAIDTGSHAVALVACTTVNIGLRTGAEQAALIGNYGRWLNSLSGPVQIVISTQRVDLSSHAQRIADGAETIGNPALADAARDYAAFLDDLAARRDPLWRTVTVAVTATGDKGRDTEVMRRAEHAASALSALGAQTAVLDGGEAAAVLACATDPYTPADVTWARALPDEAITGPVA, via the coding sequence ATGCGCCCAAGCGATGACCTCATCCCGCACGCCCGCATTCCGGCCGACGTCGACACCCCAGACAAGATTGTGTACGGGCTGACCGCGCGACAGTTGGCCATCCTGGCGGTAGCTGGAGTCGTCGGCTACGGCATCTACCGAGCCATCGGGGACCTGGCACCGCAGCCGGTTCTCATCGCGATCCTCACCCCGATTGCCGGGGCGGCGATCGTTCTCGCGCTCGGCCGCCGCGAGGGCCTACCCATGGATGCCTGGCTCCTAGCGGCGGTGCGGCACACCCGCAGCCCGAAACGCCTCGCCCCGGCCGCGGAGGCCCGCCCGGCCGCGGCCCCGGCCTGGGCGCCGGCCACCAGGCCGCTTAGCTCGACGGTGCGGGTGCTGCGCCTGCCAGCCACCGCGATCAGTGAGGTCGGCGCCATCGACACCGGCTCGCATGCGGTCGCCCTGGTCGCCTGCACCACCGTGAACATCGGGCTACGCACCGGCGCCGAACAGGCCGCTCTGATCGGCAACTACGGCCGATGGCTGAACTCGCTGTCCGGTCCCGTGCAGATCGTGATCTCCACGCAGCGGGTCGACCTGTCCAGCCACGCACAGCGCATCGCCGACGGCGCCGAGACCATCGGCAACCCGGCCCTGGCCGACGCCGCCCGCGACTACGCCGCCTTCCTCGACGACCTCGCGGCACGACGGGACCCGCTATGGCGCACCGTCACCGTCGCGGTCACCGCCACCGGCGATAAAGGCCGCGACACCGAGGTCATGCGCAGGGCCGAGCACGCCGCGTCCGCGCTGTCCGCCCTCGGCGCGCAAACCGCCGTCCTGGACGGCGGCGAAGCTGCCGCAGTGCTGGCCTGCGCCACCGACCCCTACACCCCCGCCGACGTCACCTGGGCCCGCGCCCTACCCGACGAGGCCATCACCGGACCGGTAGCCTGA
- a CDS encoding GGDEF domain-containing protein has product MPTRPWTKILHVGCTAAFVVVAVPTLSHMIAEGGAVKFIAMAGIAGVFAVAHLRVIGADRRIRELRNALEEASTDPLTGLPTRRTIDRWLAVGGERTVALLDVDDLHGINAAHGHAGGDLYLAAIAGHLRRVAEPGDLIARLGGDEFIVITSRLAHELADALTCAMTGTVKIGTSTVPVRMSAGICHHGDPRRALGCADLAMFTAKRLGGGIAHYDPDRDGVPLQAGVRPAVRQRDNRPTRRSVGGS; this is encoded by the coding sequence ATGCCCACCCGACCGTGGACGAAGATTCTTCACGTCGGCTGCACGGCCGCGTTCGTCGTCGTCGCCGTCCCCACACTCAGCCACATGATCGCCGAGGGTGGTGCCGTCAAGTTCATCGCGATGGCCGGGATCGCCGGTGTGTTCGCCGTCGCGCACCTGCGGGTCATCGGCGCCGACCGGCGCATCCGCGAACTGCGCAACGCGTTGGAAGAGGCGTCGACCGATCCGCTCACCGGCCTGCCCACCCGCCGCACCATCGACCGTTGGCTGGCGGTCGGCGGCGAGCGCACCGTTGCCCTACTGGACGTCGACGATCTGCACGGCATCAACGCCGCGCACGGCCACGCCGGCGGCGACCTCTACCTCGCGGCGATCGCTGGCCACCTGCGGCGGGTCGCGGAACCCGGCGACCTGATCGCCCGGCTCGGCGGCGACGAGTTCATCGTCATCACTAGCCGGCTGGCGCACGAGCTGGCCGACGCGCTCACCTGCGCGATGACGGGCACCGTCAAGATCGGCACGAGCACCGTGCCAGTGCGGATGAGTGCCGGCATCTGCCACCACGGCGACCCGCGGCGGGCGCTCGGCTGCGCCGACCTTGCCATGTTCACCGCCAAACGTCTCGGCGGCGGCATCGCCCACTACGACCCAGACCGTGACGGCGTCCCTCTGCAGGCCGGCGTCCGTCCCGCGGTGCGGCAGCGTGACAACCGCCCCACCCGCCGCAGCGTCGGCGGCAGCTGA
- a CDS encoding diguanylate cyclase domain-containing protein, which produces MFPTAESTTAHTVLAWIAVAALACATVLLAAALLRPHAGGRPARPDQRAVIGDRDAFHHAIDEATHADATVAVILINLDRSRQLISRLGDRGFDQYLVLVGGRLQHLTAAAGAAAFRMRRDEFAVIVAAEAARPLALANKLLAAVAEPTDVHIGHRQANVEATACAGIAISAPGTDTARITLAHADRALQHAKTRGRGRVATIADAVRREGPAGGQQAGPAASHGGQV; this is translated from the coding sequence GTGTTCCCCACAGCAGAGTCCACCACCGCACACACCGTCCTGGCCTGGATCGCCGTCGCTGCACTGGCCTGCGCCACCGTCCTGCTAGCAGCGGCGCTACTGCGTCCGCACGCCGGCGGGCGCCCCGCACGTCCCGATCAGCGCGCTGTCATCGGTGATCGGGACGCGTTCCATCACGCGATCGATGAGGCCACGCACGCCGATGCGACTGTCGCGGTCATTCTGATCAACCTCGACCGCAGCCGGCAGTTGATCAGCCGCCTCGGCGACCGCGGCTTCGACCAGTACCTCGTCCTGGTCGGCGGGCGCCTCCAACACCTCACGGCCGCCGCCGGCGCCGCCGCGTTCCGGATGCGTCGTGACGAGTTCGCGGTCATCGTGGCCGCCGAAGCGGCCCGGCCCCTCGCACTGGCGAACAAGCTGCTCGCCGCCGTCGCCGAACCCACCGATGTCCATATCGGGCACCGCCAGGCCAACGTCGAAGCGACCGCGTGTGCCGGAATCGCCATCAGCGCACCAGGCACGGATACGGCGCGGATCACGCTCGCCCACGCCGACCGTGCCCTGCAGCACGCGAAGACCCGCGGACGCGGACGCGTCGCGACGATCGCCGACGCCGTCCGACGCGAAGGACCCGCAGGCGGGCAACAGGCGGGACCGGCAGCCAGCCACGGCGGACAGGTATGA
- a CDS encoding type IV secretory system conjugative DNA transfer family protein, whose product MNSTHPQISVSWFAPTPPPPSAPAGPALPGPSQWLLDNVTAATGWCAARPWLALIAAAIAAAGYAARIAVARRRQRRMARTAHLVTILAPPEVDPSGTATFWATLAEVLHTSWRGRLRHGRPHTAVEYRWAGRELTIAVWVPGTIGTGPVQAAIRGAWPGAACTIADPGPPLPPDAVEVGAALAPRMPAWYPLETDHRNDPLRTLLAAAAGLHPAETACVQVLARPATPRQIRHLRRGVQGLRTGRRPHDPLDPAPWLRAALNLGSAFSRTSARTARHPAAAGGDPQRDRDARAGVDQLATTPWQVAVRYGVTHTNPRNTDIDRIQARLATISDAVAAAFGAWTGRNRLRRHRIRHPARALAERVLNRGFLLSAAELAAIAALPRDIAVPGLDRARAKPMPAPVAVASGGRTTKVLGKADVGGHSVALSVVDARQHLHVLGSTGSGKSTLLLNMILDDIHARRGTIVIDPKGDLVLDLLDRIPASHAKRLVIIDPDQPAGTTLNPLAGDDPDLVVDNVVSIFGKIFAKHWGPRMDDVLRVACLTLLRKSNATLTLIPSLLQDRKFRHAFTADLDDPEGLRGFWEWYETAPLPLRSQVIAPLLSRLRNVLLREFPRRTFGAPRSSFDMRRILDGGILLARLPKGQIGEETARLTGSFILASAWQAATGRARLPETQRRDAFAYIDEAHNFLNLPGSVGDMLAEARGYHFGLTLAHQNLSQMPRETQLAISANARNKVFFSCAPEDAHQLARHTLPELDEHDLSHLDAYRAGCRLVVNSRETAAFTLRTNPPRPLVGEATAVRQAAAAAVDRSARNHAAVAELAGVANPADSQRTPTDPSAR is encoded by the coding sequence GTGAACAGCACCCACCCTCAAATCTCTGTCTCCTGGTTCGCACCTACTCCCCCGCCTCCGTCGGCGCCGGCCGGGCCGGCTTTGCCGGGCCCGTCGCAATGGCTGCTCGACAACGTCACCGCCGCCACCGGATGGTGCGCCGCCCGGCCCTGGCTCGCGCTCATCGCCGCAGCGATCGCGGCCGCCGGCTACGCCGCGCGCATCGCGGTCGCCCGACGGCGGCAGCGGCGGATGGCCCGCACCGCCCACCTCGTGACCATCCTTGCGCCGCCGGAGGTAGACCCATCCGGTACGGCCACGTTCTGGGCCACGCTCGCCGAAGTCCTCCACACCAGCTGGCGGGGCCGGCTGCGTCACGGCCGCCCACACACTGCGGTCGAATACCGGTGGGCCGGCCGAGAACTGACCATCGCCGTGTGGGTTCCCGGCACCATCGGCACCGGTCCGGTCCAGGCCGCGATCCGCGGCGCCTGGCCCGGCGCCGCGTGCACCATCGCCGACCCCGGCCCGCCGCTGCCTCCCGACGCGGTCGAGGTCGGCGCGGCGTTGGCGCCGAGGATGCCAGCCTGGTACCCGCTGGAAACCGACCACCGCAACGACCCGCTGCGGACCCTGCTTGCCGCCGCTGCCGGGCTGCACCCAGCGGAGACAGCGTGTGTGCAGGTCCTGGCCCGACCCGCCACACCCCGACAGATCCGGCACCTGCGCCGAGGTGTGCAGGGACTACGGACGGGCCGCCGCCCGCACGACCCGCTGGACCCGGCCCCGTGGTTACGGGCCGCCCTCAACCTGGGGTCGGCCTTCTCGAGGACGTCGGCTCGCACCGCCCGGCACCCCGCAGCGGCCGGTGGCGACCCGCAGCGGGACCGCGACGCACGCGCCGGCGTCGACCAACTCGCCACCACCCCGTGGCAGGTCGCCGTCCGCTACGGCGTCACCCACACCAACCCCCGCAACACGGACATCGACCGGATCCAGGCCCGGCTGGCCACCATCAGCGACGCGGTCGCGGCCGCGTTCGGTGCCTGGACCGGCCGCAACCGGCTCCGCCGACACCGGATCCGCCACCCGGCCCGGGCCTTGGCCGAACGCGTGTTGAATCGCGGGTTCCTGCTCTCGGCAGCCGAACTGGCCGCGATCGCGGCACTACCCCGCGACATCGCCGTCCCGGGACTGGACCGGGCCCGGGCCAAACCGATGCCCGCACCCGTCGCGGTCGCCTCCGGTGGACGCACCACGAAGGTCCTCGGGAAGGCCGACGTCGGCGGCCACTCCGTCGCGCTGTCCGTCGTCGACGCCCGTCAGCACCTGCACGTGCTCGGCTCGACCGGGTCCGGGAAAAGCACCCTGCTACTCAACATGATCCTCGACGACATCCACGCCCGCCGCGGCACGATCGTCATCGACCCCAAAGGTGACCTTGTCCTGGACCTGCTCGACCGCATCCCGGCCAGCCACGCCAAACGCCTGGTGATCATCGACCCGGACCAGCCGGCCGGCACCACCCTGAACCCCCTTGCCGGCGATGACCCCGACCTGGTCGTCGACAACGTCGTGTCGATCTTCGGGAAGATCTTCGCGAAACACTGGGGTCCGCGGATGGACGACGTCCTGCGGGTGGCCTGTCTGACCCTGCTGCGCAAGTCAAACGCGACCCTGACGCTGATCCCGTCGCTGTTACAGGACCGCAAGTTCCGGCACGCGTTCACCGCCGACCTCGACGACCCGGAAGGCCTGCGCGGGTTCTGGGAATGGTACGAGACCGCACCCCTACCGTTGCGGTCGCAGGTCATCGCCCCGCTGCTGTCCCGGCTGCGGAACGTGCTGCTGCGCGAGTTCCCGCGGCGCACGTTCGGCGCCCCGCGCAGCTCGTTCGACATGCGCCGCATCCTCGACGGCGGCATCCTGCTTGCGCGCCTGCCGAAAGGGCAGATCGGTGAAGAGACCGCCCGGCTGACCGGCTCGTTCATCCTGGCCTCCGCGTGGCAGGCCGCCACCGGCCGGGCACGGCTCCCCGAGACCCAGCGCCGGGACGCGTTCGCCTACATCGACGAGGCCCACAACTTCCTGAATCTGCCCGGCTCCGTCGGCGACATGCTCGCCGAGGCCCGCGGCTACCACTTCGGTCTGACTCTCGCCCACCAGAACCTTTCCCAGATGCCCCGCGAGACCCAGCTGGCGATATCAGCCAACGCGCGCAACAAAGTGTTCTTCTCCTGCGCGCCCGAGGACGCCCACCAGCTGGCCCGGCACACACTCCCGGAGCTCGACGAGCACGACCTGTCCCACCTGGACGCCTACCGGGCCGGCTGCCGGCTGGTCGTCAACAGCCGCGAAACCGCTGCGTTCACCCTGCGGACCAATCCGCCGCGGCCGCTGGTCGGGGAAGCGACGGCAGTCCGTCAGGCCGCGGCAGCCGCCGTCGACCGCAGCGCCCGCAACCATGCCGCCGTCGCCGAACTCGCCGGCGTGGCAAACCCCGCCGACAGCCAGCGCACACCAACAGATCCATCTGCTCGCTAG
- a CDS encoding DUF4192 domain-containing protein: protein MSTSDGASTIRNPNDLVAAVPYLLGFHPHRCVVCVGVRTPAVSVLTHQRLPETDDEQPDWDATATIIRQQSSNAFVIGYGPAEQIDAAVEQCAVAIDATGTEVTAAVRVDNGRIYCLSQRCQCPPEGWPYNPDTSTLPAEATLRGIAPLPDRAALTALLDPVTGDAHDRMQAATEAAMRRFTTAVRESSPARTGGSVAAWLAAGPLSGLAADGIAALHDALAAAGRGERLDDDAVAWLSVVLLIPEVFDHAWRACDGSDPHRTLWIDVTRRAAGRAAAPPACLLAITAYLGGNGALTDIALQRVREADPSVPLAHAIGRALQAGVPPHLLRQLLKSLI, encoded by the coding sequence GTGTCCACATCCGACGGAGCATCAACGATCAGAAACCCGAACGATCTTGTCGCGGCAGTGCCCTACCTGTTGGGGTTCCATCCCCACCGGTGTGTGGTCTGCGTCGGCGTCCGCACCCCCGCCGTCAGCGTTCTGACCCATCAACGCCTCCCCGAAACCGACGACGAGCAACCCGACTGGGACGCCACCGCCACCATCATCAGGCAGCAGAGCAGCAACGCGTTCGTCATCGGGTACGGGCCCGCAGAACAGATCGACGCCGCCGTCGAACAGTGCGCAGTGGCCATCGACGCGACCGGAACCGAGGTCACCGCCGCGGTCCGGGTCGACAACGGCCGTATCTATTGCCTGAGCCAGCGGTGCCAATGCCCGCCCGAGGGCTGGCCCTACAACCCGGACACGAGCACGCTGCCGGCCGAGGCCACCCTGCGGGGGATCGCACCCCTACCCGACCGGGCGGCCCTGACAGCGCTGCTGGATCCGGTGACCGGCGACGCACACGACCGGATGCAGGCCGCGACCGAAGCCGCCATGCGCCGGTTCACCACGGCCGTACGCGAGTCCAGTCCAGCCCGCACCGGCGGCTCCGTCGCCGCGTGGCTCGCCGCCGGCCCGCTATCTGGCCTGGCGGCCGATGGGATCGCCGCGCTTCACGACGCGCTCGCAGCCGCCGGTCGCGGCGAGAGGCTCGATGACGATGCGGTGGCGTGGTTGAGCGTCGTGCTGCTGATCCCCGAGGTGTTCGACCACGCGTGGCGGGCCTGCGACGGCAGCGACCCGCACCGAACACTGTGGATCGACGTGACCCGGCGCGCGGCCGGACGTGCTGCGGCGCCGCCGGCGTGCCTGCTGGCCATCACCGCCTACCTGGGCGGCAACGGCGCCCTGACGGACATCGCCCTGCAGCGGGTCCGGGAAGCCGACCCCAGCGTGCCGCTCGCGCACGCGATCGGTCGCGCGCTGCAGGCCGGTGTCCCACCGCACCTGTTGCGGCAGCTCCTGAAAAGCCTGATCTAA